The following proteins are encoded in a genomic region of Lachnospiraceae bacterium KM106-2:
- a CDS encoding alpha-galactosidase yields the protein MVKQLNSYELGDMQAIYFLDEQTDQVELMLLPQGMEPLDWNEKNQNIDSLVQLKLIGDRYPGGYAGGNSMRQGDSVTELKFEKQVRTIEEREIRIVTRMQDERGYQVEHHLVWTKGNQALESYVCFFNQSQSEVSLEMLSSFSIGGITPLTKGDAHDTLFVHRMRSVWSMEGRLVTDSIEEMQLEPSWGGHAVRVERFGENGSMPVNHYFPYVVVEDAKNQVFWGAQLAHNASWQMELYRKDDGLSVSGGLADREFGHWIKQIQAGERFQTPKAILSVCHGGGVDEISQRLTSVLQPVLDQGVESEQKLPVLFNEYCTTWGCPSHENIIGILDKIRNKGFEYFVIDCGWYKEAGVPWDVSMGDYQVSKELFPDGLNETVSAIKDAGMKPGIWFEIENVGEASKAYQREEHLLKRDGVTLTTTMRRFWDMRDPWVIQYLSERVIGTLKKYGFEYIKIDDNDTIGLGCDGAESLGEGLRQEMEAAVSFIRKMKEEIPNLIVENCASGGHRLEPGMMSLCSMASFSDAHECEEIPIIAANLHRVILPRQSQIWAVIRKTDSLKRMAYSIANTFLGRMCLSGDVIELKEEQWEVIENGIAFYKRIAPIIKYGFTKRFGPEITSYRHPKGWQGILRSGRNKTGDAYALFHVFYGVREKVLEIELDKEYELQEVYSDSDVQVTIEGNKLRYFPTEEMKAVAVYLKSR from the coding sequence ATGGTAAAGCAGCTAAATAGTTATGAGTTGGGTGATATGCAGGCGATCTATTTTCTTGATGAGCAGACAGATCAGGTTGAGTTAATGCTGTTGCCCCAAGGGATGGAGCCGTTAGATTGGAATGAGAAGAATCAAAACATCGATTCGCTGGTTCAGCTGAAATTAATCGGCGATCGTTATCCGGGTGGTTATGCTGGTGGAAACAGCATGAGACAAGGAGATTCTGTTACGGAACTGAAATTTGAGAAACAAGTAAGAACCATTGAAGAAAGAGAGATTCGGATTGTAACAAGGATGCAGGATGAGCGTGGATATCAGGTCGAACATCATTTAGTCTGGACAAAAGGAAATCAAGCTTTGGAAAGCTATGTGTGCTTTTTTAATCAGAGTCAAAGCGAGGTCAGCTTAGAGATGCTCTCAAGCTTTTCCATCGGTGGCATTACACCACTAACGAAAGGAGACGCTCATGATACTTTGTTCGTACATCGGATGAGAAGTGTCTGGAGTATGGAAGGAAGATTGGTAACAGACTCCATAGAAGAGATGCAGCTAGAACCATCCTGGGGAGGGCATGCGGTCCGCGTTGAACGATTTGGTGAAAATGGTTCGATGCCGGTCAATCATTATTTCCCTTATGTGGTAGTAGAGGATGCCAAGAATCAAGTGTTCTGGGGAGCGCAATTAGCACATAATGCCTCCTGGCAAATGGAGTTATATCGAAAAGATGATGGCTTATCTGTATCTGGTGGATTGGCAGATCGAGAGTTTGGTCATTGGATAAAACAGATTCAGGCAGGTGAAAGATTTCAGACTCCGAAGGCAATTCTATCGGTTTGTCACGGTGGCGGAGTAGATGAGATTTCACAGCGTCTGACTTCGGTCTTGCAACCTGTGCTAGATCAAGGAGTAGAAAGTGAACAGAAGCTACCGGTTCTATTTAATGAGTATTGTACGACGTGGGGATGTCCTTCTCATGAAAATATCATTGGGATACTGGATAAGATTCGGAATAAAGGGTTTGAATATTTTGTAATTGATTGTGGATGGTACAAGGAAGCTGGCGTTCCGTGGGATGTATCTATGGGTGACTATCAAGTATCCAAGGAGTTGTTCCCAGATGGACTGAACGAAACGGTAAGTGCAATTAAAGATGCTGGGATGAAACCAGGTATCTGGTTTGAAATTGAGAATGTAGGTGAGGCGTCAAAAGCTTATCAAAGGGAAGAACATTTGTTAAAGAGAGATGGAGTTACTCTCACAACGACGATGCGCCGATTCTGGGATATGAGAGATCCATGGGTCATCCAGTATCTAAGTGAACGAGTGATCGGAACATTAAAGAAGTATGGATTTGAGTACATAAAGATTGATGATAATGATACCATCGGCCTAGGATGTGATGGAGCAGAGTCATTAGGAGAAGGATTACGACAGGAGATGGAGGCAGCAGTTTCTTTTATACGAAAGATGAAGGAAGAGATACCAAATCTGATTGTAGAAAATTGTGCTTCCGGTGGACACAGACTGGAACCAGGGATGATGTCACTCTGTTCCATGGCATCATTTTCCGATGCTCATGAGTGTGAAGAGATTCCGATCATTGCAGCTAATCTGCACCGAGTAATCCTACCAAGACAGAGTCAGATCTGGGCTGTTATCAGAAAGACGGATTCTTTAAAACGAATGGCCTATTCAATCGCTAATACCTTTCTGGGGAGAATGTGTTTATCTGGCGATGTAATAGAACTAAAGGAAGAACAATGGGAGGTGATAGAAAACGGGATTGCATTCTATAAACGAATTGCACCGATCATCAAGTACGGATTTACAAAACGCTTTGGTCCAGAGATAACTAGTTATCGTCATCCGAAAGGATGGCAGGGGATTCTAAGAAGCGGAAGAAACAAAACAGGAGATGCCTATGCACTATTTCATGTATTTTATGGGGTGAGGGAAAAGGTACTAGAGATAGAACTGGATAAAGAATATGAGCTGCAAGAAGTATATTCGGATAGTGATGTCCAGGTAACGATAGAGGGCAACAAACTGCGTTACTTCCCAACAGAGGAAATGAAAGCAGTAGCCGTCTATTTAAAGAGTAGATAG